The DNA segment CCTGCAATTGCATTTGACAGTTGGCACCAGATGATTCTTGGAAATGCAATTCTTGAATCAATACCACTACTACTTGAGGCATAAAATGGTACGCACCAAAGTCCAAAACCATTATTGCCCACCTGAAACTTAGAGTATGTAGTATTATTTTAGAGTAACAACAGGTTAACCATCCATAAAAGTAGACTTAGTAACCCAGAAAATAAGGCAAGTTACCTTGACAAATTCTTGTGTATACAAGTTAAAATCCTTACATTAGTATGAGGAATAAGCTTTACATAAAAAGAAAATGGTATGAGGTTCTTATCTTTTACCTGGAAACATGGAAACTGGACTACAAGACATTCTCTTCTAACACAGCTCTGGAGCTTGGAACAGATTTCTGGTTTATCATACTGCAACTACATTATCTTCCTAATACAAGAAAAACTCCTTACTATACAACAATTATCTTAACATCAAGACAATTAACCAgaaaaaaaggataaaaaagaaggaaagaacgGGACAATGTTGATGAACCTTAATCACAACAAATTGGACATCTTATCAGTCCATTCTCATTACAATCCGGGCAACGTTGGAAGCCATATTCATCGTCATcgtcctcaacttccaattcgtCATACTCTGCCTCATAGTATATTTTACAACTCCCTGAGCATGTCTCACATGGTACAAACCTAATATCTCCACAAGCCTGACAAACTCTATTTCCAACTCCAATCCCACAACCACCATCCTCTATTCGTTCGCAATTTTCTACTAACTTCTCGAGCTTCCCATCCTCGTTCATTCTCCGTATTACATCAGCCCCACCAATGTATTTCTTACCTAAAAACACCCTTGGTAATCCCCCTCTAGCAAATCCATCTCCCaataattctttcaactcctcCTTGAACCCTGAATGCATTGAAACATCCCTCTCATCaaccttaacaccaagtcccttTAGAATCACACGGACGTGACAACAATCCTCGTATGTTTTCCTCACCCCTCTTAGGCTCGTGAAGTAAATAACCAATTTTTCCATCTCACGAGACACCAATTTATTACACTCCGTTAGTACTTCTCCGTTTTCTCTCTTCGAGTCCTTTCTTGACTCGGCCTCATTATCCGATCCCTGAAGATTTTCTACGACTAATGGCTTCAAATGAAAAGGGTTAGCTGGTGGAAGCTCTTCAAGTGCTTTTCTAAATGTAGAAATCACTTCAGGATCAAAATCAGACACTATAAATGTATCATTTGAATGCAAACTAGACTCATTATCAGGCATTTTCGGCGATCCTTCGCCATTTTCTTTAAGCTGATGATCATCAAAACAAGATATATTTGTATTATGAGAAACAGGGAAAGAGAAACTATGATCAAGATGAGGTTTAAGAGGAGTAATATCTTCAAGACCTTCCATTAATTCCCAAGCATTAATAGTTTCTGGCTCACCTGGTGGTGTTCT comes from the Nicotiana tabacum cultivar K326 chromosome 14, ASM71507v2, whole genome shotgun sequence genome and includes:
- the LOC107768226 gene encoding uncharacterized protein At3g28850-like, translated to MGCATSKPKVCQNCHTPYSPVRRSYSMYIPNKKDHNESEQHLVNLTSSTLGSLKLDSMNLSQSLKDDQFAFEIDDYDVAKGSKDELLIEARTWSQMINEKIPNVVIPKTPVRTPPGEPETINAWELMEGLEDITPLKPHLDHSFSFPVSHNTNISCFDDHQLKENGEGSPKMPDNESSLHSNDTFIVSDFDPEVISTFRKALEELPPANPFHLKPLVVENLQGSDNEAESRKDSKRENGEVLTECNKLVSREMEKLVIYFTSLRGVRKTYEDCCHVRVILKGLGVKVDERDVSMHSGFKEELKELLGDGFARGGLPRVFLGKKYIGGADVIRRMNEDGKLEKLVENCERIEDGGCGIGVGNRVCQACGDIRFVPCETCSGSCKIYYEAEYDELEVEDDDDEYGFQRCPDCNENGLIRCPICCD